One part of the Rutidosis leptorrhynchoides isolate AG116_Rl617_1_P2 chromosome 1, CSIRO_AGI_Rlap_v1, whole genome shotgun sequence genome encodes these proteins:
- the LOC139886334 gene encoding endoglucanase 25-like — protein sequence MYGRDPWGGALEINNADSATDDDRSRNLNDFDRAALSRPLDETQQSWLLGPGEQKKKKYVDLGCIIVSRKIFVWTVGLILAAGFIAGFVTLIVKTVPRHHKHAPPPDNYTIALEKALMFFNAQKSGKLPKHNNVSWRGNSCLNDGKADKSGAVIKDLVGGYYDAGDTIKFHFPKAFAMTMLSWSVIEYSAKYEAAGELNHVKEIIKWGTDYFLKTFNSTADTITQLVSQVGTGDTSGGNPNDHSCWMRPEDIDYARPVTECSSCSDLAAEMAAALASASIVFKDNKAYSKKLVHGAATLWTFARNQRGLYSAGGADAATFYNSSMYWDEFVWGGTWMYYATGNQSYLYLASHPKLAKHAGAFWGGPDYGVLSWDNKLTGAQVLLTRLRLFLSPGYPYEETLQTFHNQTSIIMCSYLPYFSSFNRTKGGLIQLNHGRPQPLQYVVNAAFLATLYSDYLDAADTPGWYCGPNFYSTNELRKFAQTQIDYILGKNPRKMSYLVGFGSHYPKQVHHRGASIPKNRIKYSCTGGIKWRDAKKANPNTIVGAMVAGPDRRDGFHDVRTNYNYTEPTLAGNAGLVAALVALSGDRTSKIDKNTMFSAVPPMFPTAPPPPAPWKP from the exons atGTATGGGAGGGATCCATGGGGCGGAGCATTGGAGATAAACAATGCAGATTCGGCTACGGATGATGACCGGAGCCGAAACTTGAACGACTTTGATCGAGCGGCGTTATCACGGCCGTTAGATGAAACACAACAGAGTTGGTTGTTGGGTCCCGGTGAACAAAAGAAAAAAAAGTATGTAGATCTGGGGTGTATTATTGTGAGCCGTAAGATCTTTGTTTGGACGGTTGGATTGATACTTGCAGCTGGATTCATTGCTGGTTTTGTTACTTTGATTGTTAAAACTGTGCCTAGACATCATAAACATGCACCTCCCCCTGATAATTACACTATTGCTCTTGAAAAAGCTCTTATGTTCTTCAATGCTCAAAAAT CTGGAAAGCTTCCGAAGCATAATAATGTATCATGGAGGGGTAACTCGTGTTTGAACGATGGTAAAGCTGATAAATCCGGGGCAGTTATTAAGGATCTCGTGGGCGGATATTATGATGCAGGGGATACCATTAAGTTCCATTTCCCAAAAGCTTTTGCTATGACCATGTTAAGTTGGAGTGTGATCGAATACAGTGCCAAATATGAAGCCGCGGGTGAACTTAATCATGTTAAAGAGATCATTAAATGGGGAACTGATTACTTTCTCAAGACCTTCAACTCTACGGCTGATACCATCACCCAACTCGTATCTCAG GTTGGGACAGGTGATACATCAGGAGGAAACCCGAATGACCATAGCTGTTGGATGAGACCCGAAGACATCGACTACGCTCGGCCCGTTACCGAATGCTCGAGTTGCTCCGATCTTGCAGCAGAAATGGCGGCTGCTCTAGCATCCGCATCGATTGTTTTCAAAGACAACAAGGCGTACTCAAAGAAACTTGTTCATGGTGCTGCAACCCTTTGGACGTTCGCGAGAAATCAACGTGGGTTGTACAGTGCCGGTGGGGCCGATGCTGCAACGTTTTACAATTCGAGTATGTATTGGGATGAGTTCGTATGGGGAGGAACTTGGATGTACTATGCGACTGGTAACCAGTCGTATCTTTACCTTGCGAGTCACCCAAAACTTGCTAAACATGCTGGTGCGTTTTGGGGTGGGCCCGATTATGGTGTTCTTAGCTGGGATAATAAACTTACCGGAGCTCAA GTGTTACTTACTCGATTGAGATTGTTTCTAAGTCCTGGTTATCCGTATGAAGAAACATTGCAAACGTTTCATAATCAAACAAGCATAATCATGTGCTCATACCTGCCATACTTTTCAAGTTTCAACAGAACAAAAG GTGGGTTGATCCAGTTAAACCATGGAAGACCTCAGCCACTTCAGTATGTCGTGAATGCAGCCTTTTTAGCAACTCTCTACAGTGACTATCTTGATGCTGCTGATACCCCGGGGTGGTATTGTGGACCCAATTTCTATTCAACTAACGAGTTACGCAAGTTTGCACAGACTCAG ATTGACTATATACTTGGAAAGAACCCAAGAAAGATGAGTTATCTTGTGGGTTTTGGGTCCCACTACCCAAAACAAGTTCATCACAGGGGTGCATCCATACCCAAAAACAGAATCAAGTACAGTTGCACAGGTGGAATCAAATGGAGAGATGCTAAAAAAGCAAATCCCAATACTATAGTTGGTGCTATGGTTGCGGGCCCAGACAGACGTGACGGTTTCCACGACGTACGTACGAATTACAATTACACAGAACCAACTCTTGCTGGAAACGCTGGTTTAGTTGCAGCTCTAGTAGCCCTTTCAGGTGATAGAACATCAAAGATCGATAAAAACACCATGTTTTCGGCGGTGCCGCCTATGTTTCCCACTGCTCCACCACCGCCTGCTCCATGGAAGCCATGA
- the LOC139848856 gene encoding uncharacterized mitochondrial protein AtMg00810-like, with amino-acid sequence MHDPKEAHTDALKRIIRYIKGTLSFDLQLRKSSLHSLVFYMDADWGGCPDTRRSTSGYCVFLGDNVISWSSKRQATVSRSSAEAEYRGVANVVSESCWLRNLLLELHVPLSKATMHQRTKHIEMDIHFVREKVARGHIRVLHVPTHYQMLTFSLRGYVVFYLMIFGTS; translated from the exons ATGCATGATCCTAAAGAAGCACACACGGATGCTTTGAAACGCATCATTCGGTATATTAAAGGGACGCTTTCCTTCGATTTGCAACTTCGTAAGTCGTCTTTACACTCGTTAGTGTTTTATATGGATGCCGATTGGGGAGGTTGTCCGGACACAAGACGATCCACATCCGGCTATTGTGTGTTTTTGGGAGATAATGTGATCTCGTGGTCTTCTAAACGTCAAGCAACTGTTTCTAGATCGAGTGCCGAAGCTGAGTATCGTGGTGTAGCCAATGTAGTCTCCGAATCTTGTTGGCTTCGCAACCTTCTATTGGAACTTCATGTACCTCTTTCAAAGGCAACCATG CACCAACGTACTAAGCATATAGAAATGGACATCCATTTTGTTCGTGAGAAGGTTGCTCGAGGGCATATTCGTGTTTTACATGTTCCTACTCATTATCAGATGCTGACATTTTCACTAAGGGGCTACGTCGTGTTTTATTTGATGATTTTCGGGACAAGCTAA